CCCGAGAACAGGAAGTACTCGACCAACTCTGCAAAGGCAAAAGTTATAAAATGATTGCGGACATCCTTTCTGTGAGTCAAGATACGGTAAGATACCACATCAAAAACATCTACAAAAAATTGCAGGTAAACTCCAAGTCCGAGGCAGTAATCAAAGCACTGAAAAACAACATCGTGTAGCCCAACTATTTTCGCAATTCTCGCTTCAAAATCTTACCTGTTGCACTCATCGGCAAAGTGTCCAAAAATTCCACTATTCGAGGATATTTATACGCTGCAATATTTGCTTTAGCAAACTCTTGTAGTTCCTCAGCCGTCACCGAAGCACCTTCATTCAAGACCACACAAGCCTTGATTTCCTCGCCATATTTATCGTGTGGTACACCAATCACCGCTACCAACGAAACCGCTTCGTGTTTGATAATCACTTCCTCTACCTCACGAGGATATACATTCAAACCTCCTCGAATAATCATATCTTTGGTTCGATCCACGATGTAGAAATAGCCATCTTCATCCATCACGCCCACATCACCCGAATGTAGCCAACCTCCTTTCAACGTTTCAGCATTCGCTTCAGGCTTTTTGTAATATCCTTTCATGACATTGTGTCCACGATACAAAATCTGTCCACGTTCGCCCACAGGCAAAGGTTGGTCATTTTCGTCCGCAATAATCACCTCTACACCCCAAACAGGCGTACCAATCGAACCAGGTTTACGCACCATCCCAGGCTGATTGAAGGTAACAACTGGTGAACCTTCCGACATCCCAAAACCTTCATAAATAGGCACTTCGAATTTCGCTTCAAAATCCCGCAACACCTGCACTGGTAAGGACGCACCTCCAGAAGCACACAAACGCAAACGTTCTTTGAGTCGCTTCATATCAATTTCACCCTCCGTATCCTCATAATTTAACAATGCCCAATACATCGTTGGTACACCTGCAAACACCGAAACATTTTCTTTTTGCATGATTCGCAACACATCTCCTGCATCAAACCTCGCCAACAAAACATTGGTAATCCCCTGCAAAAGGCTCGCATTCATCACACACACTTGCCCAAAAACATGGAACATCGGCAAAACGGTAATCGTCACATCATCGGGTTTGTATTCAAAAAGTAAGCGGCACAAATTGGTATTCAGCACCACATTGGAGTGCGTCAATTCTGCGCCTTTGGGTCGTCCAGTCGTTCCAGAAGTATAGATAATTACCGCCGTATCTTCTGCCGAAGTTGCTGCGGTTTCAAAAGTAGTCGATTGACCATACATCACCTGTCCCAAAGTTTTCGTTGCTTCAAAAGGCGAAGCAGCGGCAGGGTTGGCAGTAATGGTAAAAAAATGTTGGCAAGTTGCCACTTCTTCGAAACCTGCAAAACCTTCTGTTCCCATCGGTAAAGCAGCATTTCCTTCAAAACAAAAATAGGCCTTGGCATCAGAATCCTGCAAATGATAGGCCACCTCATCTCGCTTCAATAACACACTCAAAGGCACAACCGTTGCACCAGTTTTGAGAATGCCAAAATAAACCATCGGAAAATACGGTAAATTTAAACAACTCAAAGCCACTTTATCACCACGTTCTATACCAATGTTTTTCAACCCATTGGCTACTTGATTAGCCGCTACATTGAGCTGTCCAAAAGTAAGACGGGTATCGCCAAAAATAATCGCCTCCTTATTGGCATACCTTCTTGCACTGTCGTCTAAGATTACAGAAAGATTTAGCATTTTTAATTGTTTGTTTTTGTTCTATTAAGAAGATCAATAGTGTTAGTATAATTAGACTTTGGACGGAAATTGTTTGAAAAAAAATAGGCAAAACTATTGCTATAGTATATTATGTGAAAAACATAGCTATTACAAAAGAGTTTTGCCATGATATTTTAAATTCAGACATAAAGCACGCCAAGGCTTTAGTGAATGTACTTATGGCATTGGGCAGTGAAGTAAATGCCCCTAATCCCACATCCCTAAGTTTGAGTCCATTTTTTCAATATCATTACTCGATACTTGGAAAAGTAATGAAAGATTTTGGCGAAGAACTTAACGGTGCAGACAAGTTAGCGTTAAAATCAGATTTGCGGCAATTATTTTTCAAAAAAATGCCCTATCAATCGGAGTACAAACTCTCTACTGATTTTACAACAATACGCAAACCCGAATCACGGACATTGGCAGAACGAGGATTTGTCAATATCCCAAATGTACGCATTTATGGTAATAAACCTATGACATTGGATATTATATTTCATGTCTTAATCTACATCTTTATGATGAAAAACATCCTGCTGCTTGGAGCGTTCCTTTGGATAATCTACGAGTAGATTTACAATCCGATAAAATAAGTGTTGTCGTTCAGCAACTGTGTAATGTCTTAGAAGATGAGAATCTACCTTTTGCCGAAAGTACAAAAGTTACGAACACTTCTGATTCGAGTTATACGGTCCAGAATTTATTAGTCCATTGATTGAGAAGTTCGATAATCTGCTTTTAATCAGTAGAGTGCGCTATGGAATGAAAGTGTATAAACCTTACTGTGGTGAACAAAAAAAGGGCGGACGCAAGAAAACTTATGAAGATGAGCCTTATTATTTACAAACCGAGCGTGTGCGTAAATTTAAGCATCGCAAAACCAAGCAATATTTTAGTAAAGCCCAACGCCCCATTTTTGATTTAGCTACTGATGATGAAGTAGAATATGAAACCACTTTAGCAAAAGGACGCAAAATCCTCGTTCAAATTTATCGTTGGAATGATGTGCTTTTGCGTGGTAAAAATAGCTATAAAATGGAGGATAAGCCATTTGATTTGGCGTGTATTCGATTCATAGACAAAGAAACGGGAGCTTGTTTATTCAAGCGAGATATGTTTGTGGGTGTATGGGGCAAAAATCGCAGAACGCACACCACACTCGAAATTCAAACGGACTACAAACATCGCTATGATATTGAGGTTCATAATCGTTTCAGTAAACAGCAATTCTTAGCCGACAAATACCAAACATCTAATGTAGAGGCTTTGG
The Chitinophagales bacterium genome window above contains:
- a CDS encoding long-chain fatty acid--CoA ligase encodes the protein MLNLSVILDDSARRYANKEAIIFGDTRLTFGQLNVAANQVANGLKNIGIERGDKVALSCLNLPYFPMVYFGILKTGATVVPLSVLLKRDEVAYHLQDSDAKAYFCFEGNAALPMGTEGFAGFEEVATCQHFFTITANPAAASPFEATKTLGQVMYGQSTTFETAATSAEDTAVIIYTSGTTGRPKGAELTHSNVVLNTNLCRLLFEYKPDDVTITVLPMFHVFGQVCVMNASLLQGITNVLLARFDAGDVLRIMQKENVSVFAGVPTMYWALLNYEDTEGEIDMKRLKERLRLCASGGASLPVQVLRDFEAKFEVPIYEGFGMSEGSPVVTFNQPGMVRKPGSIGTPVWGVEVIIADENDQPLPVGERGQILYRGHNVMKGYYKKPEANAETLKGGWLHSGDVGVMDEDGYFYIVDRTKDMIIRGGLNVYPREVEEVIIKHEAVSLVAVIGVPHDKYGEEIKACVVLNEGASVTAEELQEFAKANIAAYKYPRIVEFLDTLPMSATGKILKRELRK